CTTGGATCGACTGGCGACGCACATCCTGGCGTTCGAAGGGGATGGATACGCGCACTGGTGCGAAGGGAACTTCGAAACCTATGAAGCGCAACGCAAGGAGCGATTTGGCGAATCCGACGACGGTCGCAAGACTCGCTACAAGAGTATCCACGCTTAGTGGACGTCGCTCTGATAGCGTTGGATCGGATTCTTGCTGGCGTTGCCGTTGTGCAACCCGATTCCGACGCTTAGCGGACGTCGCTTAAAAACTGTTGAATCTGCGAAGCGAGCATTGGTATCGATATGCCAATCGCTCGCTCGAAATCGCTCCGGCGCTCGACCGCCGGGTAGGTGATAAAGGGAAGCCGCGAGCTGTAGTGCGTTACCAGTTGTCGCAGCACATCGGGGCGACGATCGGCCAGATAAAAGGTCATCGCCCAAGCGACAGCGTATGCCGATTCGGCATCGGACGCGAACCGCTGGTCGTCCTGAACCAATTCCTCGATTGCGGCGGCCAGCGATTGCGAGTCGGGAAAACGCTGACGCAGGCTGGTCAGCATCTCTCGGTTGACGCGATCTGGTAAGCTCGGGTGGTTCGCTGGATCGTGGATCCCCGCGGCTTCGAACATCGTTCCAAAGCCCTCGATGATCCAGTGCGGTTGCTTTGCGACGCGCGAGTGGATGCCCCAGTTGAAGGCGGATTGATGAGCCGCTTCGTGGCGGATCGTCGACGAAACGCCTCCCGCCGACGCGCCGTGATCGTACAGCGCCACGCGGTTGCTGTTTTGCGAATAATATCCCAAAACGTTGGCTCCCAGCGGCCGGCCGCGATCCGATTGGGCATAGCGAAGGAAGCTCGATCGGTCGGGGAAGACGATCGCAACCATTGGGAACCTCGCCTTGCGAAGTGGTAGATTTCGCGTGCGGCAGTGCTGCAAGAACGATCGGTGCAGATCCTCCAGCAACTGCGGCCAGTGTGTCCCGCGTGTCGGGTGGACGACAAGATAGTTCGACGTCGATGTGACTTGATGCGTGCTGCCGAACTCGCGATACAGTTGGCTGCGCAGTTCAGCCGAACTGGCTGCGTCGAAGCGTCCCGCGTCGATGGTCAGTTGCGATGCATCGGCCGGATCAAAATCGAACAGTCGCCCGTCGCGTTGCAACACGACCGCTCGGTCCGGTGTCCACAACAACGACATCCCCTGCACGAATTCTCCCCCCAGGCTCATCGCTACCATCGGGTCGCGATCGGCCGCGCGCAGCTTGGGGCCGGCAAATGTTGTTACAAAGGCGAGCCCTGCAAAGATCCAAATGGTGTGATGGGGAGCTGACATATCCGTGGCAAATTTGCTGCGAGGTTTGCGCCCCAAAACGGGGAACGTGTTACGATGGAACGGTAGACGCCGGGCCGCTGCCCTTGCTTGGAAACCCTACGCCATCGAACCCCTTGGGGAACGAACGGCGGCGGCCGTGGTGGGCCGAACGCTTGAACTTACGATTCTCTCACTTAAGCCCGTGCCGATCATGACGATTAATTCGACCCGATTGTCCCCGAAGTCTTGGCTTCCGCGTTGGAATCCTGTCGGGCTGTTGTTGCTGATCGTCATCGCAAGCTGCTCGATCGCCGCGGGGCAAGAGTCGACCGATACCGACGCCGACGATCGTCAAGCGAGAGCGGAGGTCGACCGATTGTTCTCGGGGCTCGACGGACGAACGCTCGCCGAACGCCAAGCGGCCGAGCGCGATCTGATCGATCTGGGGCCGCAGATCCTGAAATTTCTGCCGCGTGAAAACGATCTCCCCACAGCGGAGATGCGACAGCGGATGCGGCGGATTCGCAGCCAGTTGGAACAGCTGGAATCGACGACCTCGATCGATGCAACGCCTGTCACCATCCGCGACGCGCGAACGCTTGGCGACGCGCTTGGGCAGATCTCAGCGCAGACGAAGGTGCAGTTTGCCGGTGCGATCAAAGAATCGTTGCCGGTCAAGATCGACGCCGTCAAAATTCCGTTCTG
Above is a genomic segment from Rosistilla ulvae containing:
- a CDS encoding DUF1570 domain-containing protein; amino-acid sequence: MSAPHHTIWIFAGLAFVTTFAGPKLRAADRDPMVAMSLGGEFVQGMSLLWTPDRAVVLQRDGRLFDFDPADASQLTIDAGRFDAASSAELRSQLYREFGSTHQVTSTSNYLVVHPTRGTHWPQLLEDLHRSFLQHCRTRNLPLRKARFPMVAIVFPDRSSFLRYAQSDRGRPLGANVLGYYSQNSNRVALYDHGASAGGVSSTIRHEAAHQSAFNWGIHSRVAKQPHWIIEGFGTMFEAAGIHDPANHPSLPDRVNREMLTSLRQRFPDSQSLAAAIEELVQDDQRFASDAESAYAVAWAMTFYLADRRPDVLRQLVTHYSSRLPFITYPAVERRSDFERAIGISIPMLASQIQQFLSDVR